From the Brassica napus cultivar Da-Ae chromosome A8, Da-Ae, whole genome shotgun sequence genome, one window contains:
- the LOC106371875 gene encoding protein DCL homolog, chloroplastic-like — MNLASVSSTPPVASTCFRCRRAFIFSFSPSPLSLYFPRDSAWPRVRSLRTESDGARIGDTESYGSELLRRPLNSSEEEGSSEEGDDEFVDWEDKILEVTVPLVGFVRMLLHSGKYANQDRLSPEHERTIVEMLLPYHPEVDKKIGCGIDFIMVGHHPEFERSRCLFIVRKDGEVVDFSYWKCIKGLIKKKYPLYADSFILRHFRKRRQNR; from the exons ATGAACTTAGCTTCCGTTTCCTCGACGCCGCCAGTGGCTTCAACTTGTTTCCGTTGCCGACGagctttcatcttctccttctctccttcgcctctctctctctatttcccGCGTGACTCAGCATGGCCTCGAGTTCGCTCCCTGCGGACGGAATCGGACGGCGCTAGGATCGGTGACACGGAGTCGTACGGCTCGGAATTGCTTCGTCGGCCGCTCAATTCGTCTGAGGAAGAGGGAAGCTCCGAGGAAGGAGATGATGAGTTCGTGGATTGGGAAGATAAAATTCTGGAGGTTACGGTTCCTCTCGTTGGCTTCGTCAGGATGCTTCTTCACTCCGGAAA ATACGCAAACCAGGATAGGCTAAGCCCTGAGCACGAAAGAACAATCGTCGAGATGCTGCTTCCTTATCACCCTGAAGTTGACAAGAAGATCGGATGCGGAATAGACTTTATCATG GTTGGGCATCACCCAGAGTTTGAGAGATCTCGATGTTTGTTCATAGTTCGAAAAGATGGAGAAGTTGTTGACTTTTCGTATTGGAAATGCATCAAAGGTCTAATAAAGAAGAAGTATCCTCTCTATGCAGACAGTTTCATCCTCAGACATTTTCGCAAACGTAGGCAGAACAGGTGA
- the LOC125576879 gene encoding uncharacterized protein LOC125576879 — translation MVNTPFVKYTQWINLEALIYYEFYQFQPWYITDVNDDDLLGVELMEMEGDDSWKADRVIDDVTKAKGSNDVKRTVKHKKLGVRRGVPLGSSSRKFEILRRGSPSKRTARSESLVSEKADKSRRYRSVIDGIKVFMTFVYGDPVLERRDQVWERLTRFSTTRNGPWFMIGDFNEITDHSEKEGGRKRSDSSFLPFKQMLSHCGMLEFPFTGNKLSWVGKRSRGITVRCRLDRAVGNEDWHEKFPHTVTKYLRLWGSDHRPILADILTKPVRRKKKFKFDKRWLDNEELRNVILEGWKSEDLPPDANIMEHIASCRKALSQWRIQNNVNSAKQVEELKEKVEGLYLDDDATTEEISAALKELSTALKAEEMFWRQKSRVLWLREGDRNSKYFHALVKQRRARNRITQLLDENGNIVEDEEGLVAIATSYFRQIFESSDPEDIAEALSEVPTTITGAINADLTAPVTEWEVKLALFAMHPEKAPGPDGMTALFYQKFWDIVKDDLTRMVNQFLFEGTMAQGLNDTNICLIPKTTKPNEMTKFRPISLCNVSYKIISKVLCQRLKKVLPQRISETQSAFVAGRQITDNIMIAQEMFHALRTKPGGRVKRMAIKTDMSKAYDRMEWSFIEAVMRKMGFSEMWIDWIMRCITSVKVPANVRQQIKDTLGIQNEGGMGSYLGIPEDISGSKCKLFAFLKEKLLHRVNGWTGRWLSKGGKEVLIKSILLALPTYVMSSFLLPLEICENLASAIAQFWWSSNPPKRGVHWAKWEKMCAPREEGGIGFRMIHEFNLALLAKQLWRLVQFPDSLVARVLRGRYYRLSSPLRIGTVDSPSYVWTSITAARKLLLLGIRSKVHSGYKINVWEDPWIPTMPARPAHARAPAVNPKMLLSSLINPVTKEWDTRLLEQYVAQEDIPMILSLTISPTHRRDTFSWSYTKTGQYTVKSGYWVATNLMRDEEELQIAVTRNLVRRNMRCDNYCPRCGAPEETVTHAIFECPPALQAWELSSTPSSSEIFPVSSIYANMDFLFWRKNDILEPEEDRDPYPWIIWYIWKARNDKLFRGIDRDPLELVRYAESECQAWYNARDSVPVMPNVQTIEESQVLSLGCNRKDTTHGVKELTEEGDIATLGTGSFKVGNGEHDTTLDLSKVWDRLQGFDSNDGAATRLAQLLN, via the exons ATGGTAAACACTCCCTTTGTTAAGTACACCCAATGGATAAATCTGGAAGCATTGATATACTATGAATTTTACCAGTTTCAGCCATGGTATATAACTGATGTTAATGATGATGATCTCTTGGGTGTTGAACTCATGGAAATGGAAGGTGATGATTCATGGAAAGCTGATCGTGTTATTGACGATGTCACGAAGGCGAAGGGTTCGAATGATGTGAAAAGGACGGTAAAGCACAAGAAGCTTGGCGTCAGGCGAGGTGTCCCGTTGGGCAGCTCAAGCCGGAAGTTCGAGATCCTCCGGCGGGGTTCTCCAAGCAAACGCACGGCTCGTTCTGAGTCACTTGTCTCAGAGAAAGCTGACAAGTCGAGACGATACCGGTCAG tcattgatggaataaaagttTTCATGACGTTTGTTTATGGAGACCCTGTATTAGAACGTAGGGACCAAGTatgggaacgtcttacgcgtttctcgACAACACGAAATGGACCTTGGTTCATGATAGGTGATTTTAACGAAATAACGGACCACAGCGAGAAAGAGGGAGGGAGAAAGCGATCTGATAGCTCCTTCTTACCTTTCAAGCAGATGTTAAGTCACTGTGGAATGCTGGAATTTCCATTTACTGGGAATAAGCTTTCATGGGTGGGGAAAAGATCAAGGGGAATAACTGTTAGATGCAGATTGGATAGAGCAGTGGGTAATGAGGATTGGCATGAAAAGTTCCCCCACACCGTGACAAAGTACCTTAGGCTGTGGGGATCGGATCATCGTCCGATCCTTGCGGATATTCTCACAAAGCCAGTCAGgagaaagaaaaaatttaaatttgataagcGGTGGCTGGATAATGAGGAATTAAGGAATGTCATTCTCGAAGGTTGGAAGTCAGAGGACTTGCCTCCAGATGCGAATATAATGGAGCATATTGCTAGCTGTCGGAAAGCACTGAGTCAATGGAGGATACAAAACAATGTGAATTCGGCAAAGCAAGTCGAGGAGCTAAAGGAGAAGGTGGAGGGACTGTATTTGGATGATGATGCTACTACAGAGGAAATATCGGCAGCTCTGAAGGAATTATCTACTGCTCTTAAGGCAGAAGAGATGTTTTGGAGACAGAAAAGTAGGGTTCTTTGGTTAAGGGAGGGCGATaggaattcaaaatattttcatgcGTTGGTGAAGCAAAGAAGAGCAAGGAATAGGATAACGCAACTCCTGGATGAGAATGGAAATATAGTGGAGGATGAGGAGGGActagtagccattgctactagttaTTTTAGGCAAATATTTGAATCCTCTGACCCAGAGGATATAGCTGAGGCACTATCAGAGGTTCCAACAACGATCACAGGGGCAATAAACGCAGATCTCACAGCCCCTGTAACTGAATGGGAGGTAAAATTAGCATTATTTGCTATGCATCCGGAAAAAGCCCCAGGACCAGATGGAATGACAGCTCTCTTTTATCAAAAGTTCTGGGATATTGTCAAAGATGATTTAACTCGTATGGTTAATCAATTCCTTTTTGAAGGAACAATGGCACAGGGCCTTAATGATACGAATATTTGTTTAATCCCTAAGACGACAAAACCGAATGAGATGACTAAATTTAGACCTATCAGTCTATGTAATGTCAGCTACAAGATAAtatctaaggtcttatgccaaaGATTGAAGAAGGTTCTCCCACAGAGAATATCAGAGACCCAGTCAGCCTTCGTTGCTGGGAGACAAATCACGGATAATATCATGATAGCTCAGGAGATGTTCCATGCTTTGAGAACTAAGCCGGGAGGAAGAGTTAAACGGATGGCCATTAAGACtgatatgagtaaagcatatgataggatggaaTGGTCATTCATTGAAGCAGTCATGCGAAAGATGGGCTTCTCCGAAATGTGGATTGACTGGATTATGCGATGCATTACTTCGGTCAA GGTTCCAGCGAACGTTAGACAGCAGATCAAGGACACTCTTGGTATACAAAATGAAGGTGGGATGGGCTCATATCTAGGAATCCCAGAGGATATTAGTGGTTCAAAGTGCAAATTATTTGCCTTCCTAAAGGAGAAGCTCCTACATAGAGTGAATGGCTGGACTGGTAGATGGTTATCGAAGGGTGGGAAGGAGGTTTTGATTAAATCGATATTGCTAGCTCTCCCGACCTATGTTATGTCCAGCTTCCTGCTTCCTTTGGAGATATGTGAGAACTTAGCAAGTGCCATTGCACAGTTCTGGTGGAGCTCGAATCCTCCGAAAAGAGGAGTTCACTGGGCAAAATGGGAAAAGATGTGTGCTCCTAGAGAAGAGGGAGGAATTGGTTTCCGTATGATCCATGAATTTAACCTAGCTCTTCTAGCTAAGCAGCTGTGGCGACTTGTGCAATTTCCGGATTCACTAGTAGCGAGAGTTCTCCGAGGAAGATATTACCGTCTCAGTTCGCCGTTGCGAATAGGCACTGTGGATTCTCCATCTTATGTATGGACAAGTATAACTGCCGCGAGGAAGTTATTACTTCTGGGAATTAGAAGTAAGGTGCACTCAGGGTACAAAATTAATGTGTGGGAAGATCCTTGGATCCCTACGATGCCAGCTAGGCCGGCTCATGCCCGAGCTCCAGCGGTGAATCCTAAGATGCTTCTCAGCAGCCTTATTAATCCTGTTACCAAAGAGTGGGATACTCGACTATTGGAACAATATGTAGCTCAAGAAGATATCCCGATGATTCTGAGTCTCACCATTAGTCCTACTCATCGACGTGATACATTTAGCTGGAGTTACACAAAGACTGGACAATATACTGTCAAATCGGGATATTGGGTTGCAACAAACTTGATGAGAGACGAAGAGGAGCTACAA ATAGCCGTAACAAGAAATTTGGTACGCCGCAACATGAGATGTGATAATtattgcccaagatgtggagcgCCAGAAGAGACCGTTACTCATGCTATCTTCGAGTGTCCACCGGCCTTACAAGCATGGGAGTTATCATCAACACCATCGAGCTCTGAAATCTTTCCTGTATCGAGTATTTACGCTAATATGGACTTTCTTTTTTGGAGAAAGAATGATATTCTGGAACCAGAAGAGGATAGAGAtccttatccttggataatttggtatatctggaaagctaggaatgaTAAGTTGTTCAGAGGCATAGACAGAGATCCATTGGAGCTAGTCAGatatgcagagagtgagtgcCAAGCTTGGTACAATGCAAGAGACTCTGTACCGGTTATGCCAAATGTACAGACTATTGAAGAATcccaagtcttaagcttgg GATGCAATAGGAAAGATACAACTCATGGGGTCAAGGAACTTACGGAGGAGGGAGACATCGCTACACTCGGAACTGGAAGCTTTAAagtgggcaatggagagcatgATACAACACTCGACTTGTCAAAAGTTTGGGACAGACTGCAAGGATTTGATAGCAATGATGGAGCAGCCACAAGATTGGCCCAACTTCTCAACTGA